One Aptenodytes patagonicus chromosome 7, bAptPat1.pri.cur, whole genome shotgun sequence genomic window, CTTACAAACTTCAAAGTGCCTTTTCTGTCCAAAATTATCTACTTGTCCACagtacaaacacaaaaatgaaatggGGTTGTACAAAATTGTTATCATTGACCTGGACCAAAAAATTTATATCGATAAACGAGACTTCTGACTTTGTTCCTATATCTGACAAAGCTCATTTACACTAACACCAAAAAAAACTTGACCCAAAATAACCAGTTCAGGGCCCAGTCTCACTTGCCCTGAAGTCAACGTCAGCTCCGGTGGGAATCAAGAGCAGGACTGAGTGCATGCCTAATGTGTAGGTGACATTAATATTTTGTCTATGCAAGCTTAGAATAAAAAGTATAAGTGAATTGTGCATTTTTCCTAAAAAACCCTATAAATTAACTCAATAATGACTCAccattttttattacatttaatttttactgGGGGACACGGGAGACTTCATACTAATTTAGAAATagtctttattcttttaaattattataaatagaaattattattataaataatatttagaaatattctttttaaagttacagGCACTATTTTTCCCACACTGTAACATTTGCCCTTCCAGCTATAGACAGAGGGACAGAATTTATATGTAACGGTCTGGAAATCTCTCTACAGGATCTAAAAATAGCCTTCCAGTTTATGAGAATTTTGCAATGATAAACTACATCTTGCAGTTTGTTAAAATGGGAGTGCTGAGCATGACTGGAGAGAAGGAATTCCCAGATCTCCACAAGTTAAGTAAATTTGTTGCTATTTCTAATACTTAGTAGGAAAGTATTTCCTAATCTCATCATTAGCCCGGACCTCAGTATTGCTGTCTTGAGGCTTGGACTAGACTAACTTCGAGAACTCTTCATGCTGACGTAGAAGCAGAAAGTATTTCCTAGCAGGAATCTTTTATCAGTTTTTATATCATGGCAATTTGGGATATGAGCGAGCAAAGCAGTGGTGTAGTGAGAAGTGAAGATAAAAACGGAATGTAAATCTGTACTTGTAGTTTATAGTAGCTTAACATGTAAGGGGAAGGAAAGGTGGtgttaacagcagaaaaaaagaaggaatgaggGACAGGAGACAATCTTGTCATGAGTACAGAAGGCCTACGAGGCtttaacttgttttaaaattctcATGTTCAGTAGCGTTTATTTCGTATAAACCAAACacttttttcagatttaaataCTTGCAGAGCTACCAGTACATTAATCTTCGACTGAAGGTAACATACAGTCCTTTTGACGGACTTTTCATCACTACCTTTTGAGAACATTTTACAATGAGATCTTAGGAGACCCAGTCCATGGCTCCGTACCTCCTTCTTGGAAACACTTTCGCATCCGCTTGTTCAGATCAAGATAGACGGCTGTTTCATTGCAAATACTGTTCCTGATTTATGTGCACACAGGCCAGACCCCTCACAAAGCTAATGATCAAGTGATCATTACAACACTAGTGATCAAAAACACCACTAACGAGTGGTGTTTTTCCCTCAGCACCTCTCCAGGCGGGGAAGTTCCCTGGGGGGGGTAAGGAAGGGATGTCCTGTGGCAGTTGGCAGAAGGGGAAGTAAGCGGAGCGTGACTGGAGCACAAAGCTGCTGCATTTGCGAAGCACATAccgttttgttgttgtttgagggttttgttgttgtttgaggGTTTCTGGTGAGCAATGGAGTTCAGGGATGGAGATATGTGTTAATAATTAAGGCCAATACCTACACTTGGTAACTATATTTTAAATGAGGGGACCGCTTCACGTACTGGAATTGTGTGCAGTGACCGAATTACAATATATCGCTTATTTTAAACTCTGCTTCTGGGTAACCGAGTTCATGAACTTGGCTACCGATCTCCGCCACAGGCTGTGACTTCAGGCCGCGCTCCCGCCGTCAGCAACGCAGGGGGGAGAGCCGGCGCTCCCAGAAGCCAACAACTTGCCTGCGCGCAATTTTGAGTGGAAGCCCGCAGGAAAGCACTCTGCTACACGCAGTGTTGAcggcccccctccgcccccccaaATAacgagggaggagggagaaaaattcCCAAGTACCCACAGCCGTTCAATTGTACAATTCAAACAAGCCGTTCCTGCCGACAGCCTCCCTCCGCTTCTCCGGCGACCGCGCAGGCCGAGCCCGGCGCTCCGCCGaggcccgccgcccgcccgtcCCGCGGCGGAACCCCACCCGACAAGCCCTCGGCCGCGGGGCAAGGCAGGGCCGGGCCCCGGGCCGGCTGCTCAGCCAGCCGCCGCGGGGCGAGCTCACCCGGCCAGCCGGCCGGGAAACGCCCGGGACGCGGCCGTCGCTCCCGGTCCGTGTTTTAGGCGCGGAGTCCCCTCCGCCCCCGGCCCAGCCGCTCCACGCGGGGCATCCGCCGCGGACAGGGGCCAACGCGGCGCCCCTCGGCCCCCCTCACCGGGAGACGGCCCGCGCCCCGCTCGGGCTggcggccgggccgcccgccggcCGTTAACGGCCAGGCTGCTGGCACGCCACCTGCCGGTGCCTTAGGGAGCGGGCCCGGCCACCTCCAGCGGCAGAGCGCGCGGGCGCGCGCCGAGGGCAGCGCCCGCCCCCGGCGGAGGGGAGGACGGAGCGCCGGGCCGGTTACCCCGCGTGGGCGGCGGGGCCAGGGCGGTGCTTCCGCGCGGGGAGGGGCGAGAAggcaggggcggggcgggcggcggagcggtgACACCGCCGCGGGCCGATTGGCTGCTCAGCGCCGGGAGGCGCGCTCCGCATTCGCAGCGCTCTTTGATAGGCCGGCGGCAGTAAATGGAGGCGTGCCGCTGCGGCACGGCGCGCCCCCGTAGGCTGCTTCGCTCGCTTGAGTGAGCCGTGGGCGCGGCGGGCGGTGCGATTGGCCGcttggcggcggggggggcgggtcCCGGCGGCAGCGGCCTCCCGGGGCTGGGGTCCGTCTCGGCGGCAGCAGCGGAAGTCTCGCGAGGGAGCGTAGCCGGGATTTGGCGGCTGGCTGGCTGCCTCCCTCTCGCTGGCTGCGAGGAGCTGGTGTTTGtgtggaagggggaggaggaggagaaggaggggaagcgAGAGGAGCCCGAGCCCCACCATCCGCCGAGGGGAGCGGACCGGAGCCCCCTCGCCGCCCGCGgagctctctctccccccctcgccccgccaTGGCCTCGGGAGACACCCTGTACATCGCCACGGACGGCTCGGAGATGCCGGCCGAGATCGTGGAGCTGCACGAGATCGAGGTGGAGACCATCCCGGTGGAGACCATCGAGACCACCGTGGTGGGCGGCGAGgaggacgaggaagaggaggacgaggacgagTGCTGCGAGGAGTGCGGCCCGCACCACCCGCCCCatcactaccaccaccaccagcccatgATCGCGCTGCAGCCGCTGGTCTCGGACGGGGACCctagcggggcgggcggcggcgcggccggcggcggcgggggacaGCTCCatctgcaccaccaccaccaggagGTGATCCTGGTGCAGACCCGCGAGGAGGTGGTAGGGGGAGACGACTCGGACGGACTGCGGGCCGACGACGGCTTCGAGGACCAGATCCTCATCCCGGTGCCGGCCCCCGCCGGGGAGGACGAGTACATCGAGCAGACCCTGGTCACCGTGGCCGCCGCCGGCAGCAAGAGCGgaggcggcggctcctcctcgGCCGGCGGAGGAGGCCGCGTTAAGAAGGGCGGCAGCGGCAAGAAGAGCAGCAAGAAGAGTTACCTgagcgggggaggcggcggcggggccgagggcggcggcggcaggaaaTGGGAGCAGAAGCAGGTGCAGATCAAGACCCTGGAGGGGGAGTTCTCGGTCACCATGTGGGCCTCGGGTAAGTGCGCGCCGGACCCCACCCTCCCCGGGCCCCAGGCCCCGCCGGCGGCTGCCCGGCTCGGCTCGGACAGTTTTGTTTTGAAGGGAGGCCATGTTTTGATGTGTGTGATGGGCGCCGCCATGTTCATCGCCAGGGCAAGTATGGCGGCTCCCCCGAAAAGATGGCGGGGTctgcgctgctgccgccgctgctcctgcccggctCCGGCGGGGGGAAGGAAAGATGGCGGCGGccgccaagatggcggcggctgAGGGGGgtgcgagagggagggaggcagcgcGCCGCTGGCTCCAGGACTAGGCCGCAATGGCGTAGTTTCTGCAGCAGGGGGAGGCGGGGTGTGCGGGCGGGCACAGGGTGCGGGGCGAACCCAGCCTCTTCGCTTCTCCCCccgtccccgccccgccgccaccgccgctccccgcggcgcTCCGCCGCTCGCTCCACGCCTGCCCCTCGCCCTTCCCTCCCCaggccgccgccccccgcgcctcCCGGCGCCCTCTGTCCTCCTTTTTCCCCGCTTCCCGGCCCGCCTCGCCTCCCCACCCCGGCCGCCGCTGCCTTGCCGGCTCCCCGCCTGCCGCTCCTCTCCCTCCCGCCCTGCGCTGTCGCCGCCGCGGCCCCATTGGGCCGCATTTTAATGCCGAacgcgggcggcggccccggatGAGGCGTGTGCTCCGGGCCGTGACCGTtatgtgggggggggggggagaaccgCCCGccccagcgccgcccgccccgctggctctccccggcccgggggcggcgaTCTCCCCGAAATACCGCTTTAGAGCTTGCCCGGTGGGGGTgggcccgggggccgcccggcACCGGCCCGCCGGGCCGCTGCGATGGCCAGGCGGGGTGTGGGTGGGGCCTCCCCGCCCGAAGCCAGCGGTGCCGGCGAGGGGAAGCACCTCTTCGCCCccgcgggggctgccggcgcctCTCGCCGGCTTCGGAGGCAACCGGCCCTTCAGAAATTCCCTTGCCAGGAGCCAGGGTCTGCCAGCCGAGAGGCTCTGGAGGCAGACCTCCGTCCCGGGGAGCCGCGGGGAGGAAAGGAGCAATTTCTGGTTGACGCTCGGAGACCGTTCAGCCTTTCGTCGGCTGGGTCTAAAGCTTTAAATAGGCTTTTTGAATAGGCGCGGGGAGTCCGTGTTGTGTGAGATTGTATGTGTTTTTTTGaggagttgggttttttgtgggagTGGACTCTTAAAGGGAATAAAGTCTTGTGGAGGTGTTCAGTATCTGCAGGACTTGGAATAAACCTGACATGCGCCTGCCCTTCCCACTTATTTTATCTGCCACGATTTTCTGATCCTTTCCTTTGAAGTGGGGGGGGAGTCTTTTTTTAGTCAGCAGCAAAGTGTTACTTGTGGCACACTgggtttttgtttaattttttttttttttttttttacaaaaaaatgtattgctgGAAGCAAGGCTCTGTAGTCAAAGTTGTGTGCTAAAGTTACGTAAGTGTGAAAAGAAGCGGTCAAATAGTATCAGTTCACGTAATATTTAAATTGGTGTGTAGTCTTTGAATAGTAGGTTGGTAATCTGTCTTGTATATGATAATTTTTGTGCTCTTTTGAATTTTTAAGGAGTCTAGTAAGATAAAGATACTCTTTAAGCTTCTGATGTAGTCTAAAAAGTTTGCTGTCTGTGATGTTTGTGAATGACCAGTAGTCGCTAGAAAGGGGAGTGTTGAAGGAAAAGTGTGTTGAATGGCTGAATTCTCTTGTctgaaaagatggaaagaatGGTGATTCTGATTTTTACTCCCTTTTTAAATATAGGTGATTACTTAGCAAGTTTGACAGAGTATATGACACTTCTGGTATATAGTCAGTTGACAGCCCAGTGGGTCTGATTAAATTTCCCTGCTGCTTGATGAACAAAGAACTTTCATTTAAGAGTTTCCCAAATACTGCTTAGTAGAATGAGGTTCTATATGCTTCTGTGTGTTATTGTATGAAACCTGAATTAAATCcacttgctgggttttttttcttagaactgactgtccaagaaagaaaaagacaatagaAACTAATACAGTCTTCTGGTTTGTGGAAGCTGCCTAAGATAGCTGAATGCAAGTGGATGTATGACTCATGAGCTGGCAGGATACAGGACCTCGCTGAGATCAATTGACAATTTCTAGCATGCATTTGCACTCTGAAAATCAGAGTGCCTGATAGGATGCTTTCTTAGAGCTTCTGCATGCTGATTATTACTTGACTGAAGTGCAGCATGCATATAATCAATGCACTTGATTCTCTTCCCGCGTACACAACTTTTACATCAGGGTAGccctattgatttcagtggttttGTTCTTTATGAGCATGACCATGCAAGCTCAGTGGGAATGATATCCACTTGTCATTTACTGGAGATTGAATTGCATTGCTACATTCAACTCGATCATGTCCATGATGCAGAATACCTATTCTGACTTGACTTCTAATGCCAGAAAAGACCCCCAAAAGCAAAATCACAAAATACGTAGGCgaaagaaaagattaaagttTGACCTCCCCTCCCTGCGTGCATGTGTGCACGCATCCGCACACACAGAGCTTCAAACAGCCTTTGGTAATAGCCTGCTCAGTTAAGAGTGTTGTGAAGTTTTACTGAGCCTACTGGATAGGCTTTTATGCCTCTTACACAGCTCAGTGAACGTTATAGAAGTGGTCTGAAGTGGTCAAATGCTGAGGCTTCATTGTCCGTTTCCTGAAATTTTAGACGGGGGACAGTTGCCAGAAAAAttccaaaagaagcaaaaaaaaaaaaaccaacccacccaaAACCCCAGAACAGACTACTGGCTTGCGAAAGGGTAGTTGTACTAAAGTTTCCCTGCAGAATCaggcatattttattttgaacaaagaTAGTAGTTTTGCCTCTGTATTTTGGCATAATTAAAGACTTACTTGCACACTGATGTAATTGACTGTTTGGTTTAAATGCTTAGCAAAAAGTTTATCAAAAGATGAATAGTAAATAAGCCCATGCATCAAGATAAAACAATGAGCCCTATATTGCTGTTCATGGGTATTTGAATTGGGAAAAAGGGCACTTTGCTCACCACAGTGTGGGAAGACAATGTGAATTAATTACTTGTTACTGTTTTCTGGTGCTGCTATATTAGCTTGTACATGGGTGGTACCAAATTTAGTCAATCGTAAATCATTGTCCATAAATGAGTATAACATGTCTGGTAGCACCTCTTGAAACGTGTAGAAATAATCTGTGAAATACATAGCAATGTGATTAAAGGGGACTACTCAGTCCTTGTCCTGTTACGTGGTTACTTAGAAGTTGCAGTACTGTTGTTGGCAACGGTTTAGACTTACCATAACTTCTCTTATCACCTTGGTATCTATGGTGATATCAAACTTGTGACCCATGATTACTTTAATTAAAGTGTTTAGCTTGAAACAGGAATGCTTTGTTCTAGTTCAGATTAACTTTCCAGATCTTCAGAATGGACTTATTTGCCTTTCTTCACCTGTGAAAATAGGAACTGAACAAAGGCGTTGTGTTTTCTGAAAGGGTTGAAGAGGTGTATATGGTGGATATTTTAGTCATGTTCCTGTAGtgtgttttctctgtgctgtctAATATCTATGCTCATTTTCACTGGGGTATCCTGACATGGATTTAGAAAATTGTATATAATTAATGGTGCTCTCCAAGTGAGACACCCCAATTTGTACTAGGAAAATTTGGTTTTATGAAGTGGAATTTATTTGTGCCTTTGCTAGATTCAACTTGAATCATCCTCTTTAGTGACTGTCTCCAGGTTGGGTACGCAATAGtgatgggggaggggaaggatcattAGAAATCACTTTGTCAGATTGTGCTTGCAAAACTGATTCTTAGATGCAGGAGCATTTGGGAAGGTGGTGCTGAAATGCTGGCTCCACCAAATGCTGGAATTTCAAGCAGCTGGGGCTTAattttgaagggggaaaaatgtattaatgtaaCTACATCTGCTTCTAGGTAATGACTCTTGACTCTGTCAAGTTTTCAAACCTGAAACAGGTGTTGGCTTAAACGGTTGCTGTTAGCATAGATAGTCTGCAAGCTTAGGGCTGAAATAGCACAACCAAACTAAACATTGCCCACAGATGTTAAACTATTCCTGGATGGGGAAGACAAAGATGCAGAAGTTAGGTGTATGGTTTGGAAATGATTCTTGATAATCCAGGAAGCATGTGCTATGGACCCATATTTGGAAACTCAGGGGGTTCATACTGGGTTTCTAGAAGGTTCTTCAAAACCTCTTAAAAAACCTTTTAATGTCCTAAAAAAATAGAAGGGCTTTCATTTGACTTTATCAGATTGCAGGGGTGAGAAAAATAATCATCTGCTGTCTGGCCAGTTGCCTTGCATAGTATAAGTGATAGACTAGTCATTTAGTTCAGTTGTGGGCCTGTATCAAGGATGGCCAAAATTCTTTGCGATGACAGATAGGTAATGAGCTTCTTATATGAAAATTTTTCATAATGGAGGCAGAAAGTCATTGTCTGGTTCCGTTAAAATATTAAGGTGATAATCTATTTCTGACTCTGATTAAGACAACGGTATAGGCTTTTGGTATCCATAAGCATTGAGTCTGCCCTGACATTTTTGCCAGTGAACCTTAGAGGATAAGGTAGGTATTTTCCTGCAGCTGTTTTAAATATCTCTGCAGTTTTGAAAGTGAAATACATGAATGTGGTTCATCACGTAAAATGTCTTAATTAAATTGCCTCTTAGCTCACCTTCAAACTAGAATCCTCTAACTTGCTATTGGATCCTTCCCGGAGAGGTCCATGTCACTTGTGTGCTGATGATTCAGAAGGTCGTAGTGCTTCGGCACAGCATCTCGCAAATGTTGAAGTCAGATGATGACTATTGATATATGCAGTGTTTTTGTCAGTTCATGTCTCAGTGGTGTGAAATAAGAGATGGGTGACATGGGGAAAGAAGAATCTGTTCTCTGTCTGTGTGCAAGGCACATCAGAGGCAAAGTAACCTAGCAGCCGATTAGGTTAAAAAATGACATGCTGTGCAAAATGGAATTTAACATTCCGAAGCGTCTGCTAAATAACTGTATTATTTAACAAGCTAATTATGGTTCTTTGCTTCCAAACATGACCAATGAACTAATTCGCCTGAAGAGATTGCAATGTGGTAGCAATAACCAAGCTGTTACCACAGTGCCTTGGTACTGCACAGTTGCCGAATACATCTTTTATCATGTAATTGCATTTCAGCTGTTcctaaaaacaaatgtgtttagCTGTGTgatcataaaaagaaaatttaagcttAAATGTCATTCATCCTTTTAGTTGGTAAGCAGAATGTCTTTTAACTTGTTACATCGGGGAGGAAGCTATAGGATTAGGTGTCATTGCTTTGCTACCAAGTGTACCTTCTGAGTTCCCTTTTGCACTCCTTATTTTCCACAGGGGAAAACTGATTGAATAACAATGTGTTCTCCCTGCTCTGtaatagaggaggaggaggatggctcAGGGAATTAGGGATCTAGAAGTGGAGTATGATGGCTAAAATCAGGAATAACTGAGGCAGAAATACTGACAGAGCTTCTTGGGTTGAGAGTCAAGGGGGTCATCTTATAAAGCTGGGGAGTTCCAGAGATGTCAGCTGGAGCTAGCTACTATTCtagaaatgcatgaaataatGGGGTTCTGAGGTGGATGGATTTTCTGTGCAACAGAAGGGCTGCAAGAGATACAGAAAGTGTGGTAATAAGAGCAAAAGGTAATCAATAAAGTCTTGGGAAACAGATTCTACCATGTTTTGTCATTGATCTGTTACATGGAATCTGCAGTTACTAGTTTTATCCCCGTAATCTGTCTTCTTTCTACTTCAATTGGTACTTGGGCTTGGTACTATTAAAACTTCTGGTTATTTCACCAGTAGAAATGTTTTAAGTGGTAGTCAAAAGATATGGCTGGCTAAAATGCTGAACTTTCACTGATCCtagtaaaaaaaagtttgactTGCTTTGAAGTGCAGAAGTGAATCCAGTTCAAGATGTGTATTGCCAGTATATAGGGCATGAGAGAAGTGCAGATGGAAGGACACTGAACATGAAGATTTGTTTGGGTGTGTCCTAAACAGGTACATAGAATAACCCAATTTAGACTAAGTATCTATCTTAATGTAATTGGGTgtagaaggatgttggggggtaTCTGTGGTATCTCTTAACAAATCAGTATTTTACAGCTTTATAAGATAGATTAATATTGGGCATAGTTAATTGCAGTGACTGGTAGTGCATGTTTTTGTGAAGATAAAGTGATTAACTAATTGACATGCATTCAGATCTTCAATACCTTTCAGAAGACGGGACTAAAATCGTGTTCCAGGTTCCTTACAGAAAGCTGCGTTAGATCTGTAAGAATAGTGCTAAATACACACTTAAGCAGAATGCCTTATATTTGAGTCTGCTGTACTCTCAAGTGGTTTTAAGGGACAAAACAAAGCAGATCAGATAGTATATAGcagttaatttccttttcctgACTGGCTCCATGGCTCTGTCCGTATTTAACTTGCATGGGTGGCATCCAGATTAGTTTGGCATGGGCATAAACTGCATGGAGTTACTATGCCTTATTTGCACTGTACGTCTCCGGAGGTGTCACTAGAATTTAAGGGTTGCgtctctctgttttgctttgctttggatGCAGTATGTTTGATTCTCCGATGCTTCACgagaggaaaaagggggaagCAATTTGGATGTAGTGGGCACCAGGACTTGCTTGAAGGCAGAAAACATCAAGCAGTCAACTTGCCCTGTTTGCAATGAGAATATCGATTAACTTGTCAGCCTGAGTGAAAGTTTGCTTGGACTTTAGCCTCCAAACTTTGAGCTGCCTAGTCCAGGTTGGTAGGGGATCACAAATAAACTTGTGGTAAATTTGTGCATGGAGGACATTGGTAAAGttttttccaaacttttccaAAGAagtatgtgggggtttttgtgtgttgtttttgttttgttttcccaatgAGTTGTTAATGTCATAGGACAGTCTGTAACTAGGATGGTCTGGATACTACAGAGCTACTGAAGTCTGCTGCTACATTTGAAAAAGTATTTGACTTTTGGTGTGAACCAGGTCTTCTATCTTGAAGGACGTTAGCCTGACATAACACTTTAAGGTAAATGTTTTGTATGTTGTTGGTTTAGTCTGTTTTGgtttaaattagttttttaaacTGCAGGTATGTGTTGCTGTAGAGATACAGTTTTTTTTGGTATAGGAAAaattggttgttttttgttttcccataaCTGTCAATTATTAAGGGatcctttctcttattttctacTGTATCAAAGCAATATATTCATAGTTCTTCGTGGTTTACTCCAGTAGCCTGTGGAATTGAATAGCTGGGCAGTTGATTTCTGATGGCAGGCTTTTGGGAAGTACAGGCACTGAAGGCTGACTTTCAGTTTGGCCCCCCAATAGCAAGAAAGCATTGTGGAATAGCGAGCCTTTATGCTAGGGAAGGAAAGAAGATCTTGATGTATACAAAATTTCTCTGTTGACTCATGCATCTGATCTGAGGCAGGAAATGAAAACTTGTTTCTGTTATGAATGTCATCAAACAGTCAAACTGGAAGTTCTGGGTAGCTGTTGAAATGGCTACATTGAAGGCAGCTGATCTCATTCTAGTCTGCAGCATGGAGAAGGCATcactttcagcttttcagaagtTCTGTGCTCTTCTGAGCTTCATAATGTCTTTTCTCTTTGTGTAGGCATTACTAAATATCTTTGCTCAAGCTTCTGTTTGGAAGAACAAATTGTTGCCAAATTTGGTTTGTAACTCCTGCAGGTGCTGTAAAACTTACCATATAATCCTTGCTTAAGGTAAATTCAGTTGCTTTCTTTAAAGCACTGGTAAAGACTGAAAGGTAGTGTGGTGAATGGAAAACTagattagaataaaaaaaagtccaaataGTCAATTTTGTAGTTTATTCTCAGTTTAATGGTGCAGATAGTGTTTTCTTATTAAGACTCCTGTCTTTGCAGTGTTGGAGTCTATTTTCCTCTTTCACCATGGAACATATATATGAACTGCTATTTGATCTGGTAGATCAGATTAAACCCCAAACTAGCAGTAACATTTCTAGAAATAGCTCAGTGGCAAACATTAAAAGCAGGCATTACAAATTGAATAGAAATTTATCCTTagtatatttcttttatttacatatgtcttgtcttctctttcctAACCTAAGTTACTGAGTAATGAATAATGTTATTTCCCATGTTTctgtttaggaggaaaaaaaaaaagaaaaaagaaaaatgttgcctCATTTGTTTTCTGCCTTACGTTTTCCTcttgtggtgtgggtttttttgtttgtttgttttttttaaaaattggggaAATACTATTTCTGTCCTACCACCTTGTATTTCCATTCCTTAAACACTACGTGTAAAATGAAACTTcctgttatttttgtaaatacTTGGACTTTGCAAGCTCTTTGTGTATAAAGTGACTTGCAGAATCTGCTCCCCATACACAGGGTAGGAGAAGTAGTGTAGTGGCAAGTTTATTAACATTTAGCTGAGTAGTTACAACCATATATACATCTGTTGTCCTATGTGTATTTGAGGCTGGGAaacaggattggtgctggtgtGAGCATTGCACTGAGGAACACAGGTGGACGTTTCCACTCTCTGTCTTCTTGGTGTCTCTCTGGTTATAAAATagcaagaggagagagaaaacattgTGTCTTGGCATATTATAAGGTCTGAATATGAGTAGACAGCAACAACAGGTCTTCCACCTGATTTCACTGCAGCCCTTGAGCACAAATCCATAGGGGGAGCTCTAGAGCAGATAAAATAGCAGTATCTTAACTGGCGTGCAGATTAAAGCTGTGAATGATCCCTATCTGCTGTTTACATAGTAGGGTGGGAAAGAGCTTAGGCTGGCCTCTGCCACGGAAGGAAGAAGCCCCCTTGGGAGGGAGACGTGCTGTttagtttttttgctttctttcagacCTGTATGCAGGTGTtgaaaaactttaattttatggGCAGGTGCTAAAGCCCAttagcagttatttttaaatttcttgttcCTCCGTGACACTTCTGTTGGAGGTCAAGGAAGTCTGAAGACTCTGAAGTAAAGATCAGTAGTCCTAACGTCTTAGGGTAAGTATCTGCCACTCCTCTGATAGGCTTGCTTGGTTACTGACTGCTGTTGAGATCCGAAGTGGGTATGGTGGAGGTTAGTCTTGA contains:
- the YY1 gene encoding transcriptional repressor protein YY1 is translated as MASGDTLYIATDGSEMPAEIVELHEIEVETIPVETIETTVVGGEEDEEEEDEDECCEECGPHHPPHHYHHHQPMIALQPLVSDGDPSGAGGGAAGGGGGQLHLHHHHQEVILVQTREEVVGGDDSDGLRADDGFEDQILIPVPAPAGEDEYIEQTLVTVAAAGSKSGGGGSSSAGGGGRVKKGGSGKKSSKKSYLSGGGGGGAEGGGGRKWEQKQVQIKTLEGEFSVTMWASDDKKDIDHETVVEEQIIGENSPPDYSEYMTGKKLPPGGIPGIDLSDPKQLAEFARMKPRKIKEDDAPRTIACPHKGCTKMFRDNSAMRKHLHTHGPRVHVCAECGKAFVESSKLKRHQLVHTGEKPFQCTFEGCGKRFSLDFNLRTHVRIHTGDRPYVCPFDGCNKKFAQSTNLKSHILTHAKAKNNQ